From one Streptococcus pneumoniae genomic stretch:
- a CDS encoding putative RNA methyltransferase, translating to MSTNFLRFESSANSFICPLCKTQLHLHEQSLVCPKKHCFDISKFGYVNLAPHIKQSKTYDKENFQQRQLVLEAGYYQHILEALRDLLAELSNHQNILDVGCGEGYYTRHLQEHFPKKDFYAFDLSKHSVQLGAKSDKEKTINWFVADLAQLPIKDHSMDILLDIFSPAHYQEFRRILAPHGKIIKVIPTLDHLKEIRLKVGKTAYSNQEIINHFKEHVDIEKTVLVSRTYLLSEESKTALLAMTPLLFHVDKDAIDWSDLTEITISAEILLGT from the coding sequence ATGTCTACTAATTTTTTACGTTTTGAATCATCTGCCAACTCTTTCATTTGCCCGCTTTGCAAGACTCAACTACACTTACACGAGCAGAGTCTAGTATGTCCCAAGAAACACTGCTTTGACATCAGTAAATTTGGCTACGTCAATCTAGCTCCCCACATCAAGCAATCCAAAACCTATGATAAGGAAAACTTCCAGCAGCGCCAACTGGTCTTAGAAGCTGGTTATTATCAACATATCCTAGAAGCCTTGAGAGATTTGCTGGCTGAACTTTCGAATCATCAAAACATTCTCGATGTCGGCTGTGGGGAGGGCTACTATACCCGCCACCTGCAAGAGCATTTTCCTAAAAAAGACTTTTACGCCTTTGATTTGTCTAAGCACTCCGTGCAGTTAGGTGCAAAAAGTGACAAAGAAAAGACCATCAACTGGTTTGTCGCAGATCTCGCCCAACTCCCGATAAAGGATCACAGCATGGATATCTTACTTGATATCTTCTCTCCTGCCCATTATCAGGAATTCAGGCGCATTCTTGCCCCTCATGGAAAAATCATCAAAGTCATTCCAACCCTAGACCACCTCAAAGAAATTCGCCTAAAAGTTGGTAAAACAGCATATAGCAACCAAGAGATTATCAATCATTTCAAAGAGCATGTGGATATTGAAAAGACGGTACTTGTCTCAAGAACGTATCTCTTAAGCGAAGAGAGTAAAACGGCTCTTCTTGCCATGACTCCACTCCTCTTTCATGTGGATAAAGACGCAATAGACTGGTCTGATTTAACAGAGATTACCATATCTGCTGAGATTTTACTCGGAACATAA
- a CDS encoding HIT family protein has translation MLHQTEHFKLVWDIDPIQTGHLLIISKDHFTSLAELSLPVLHELAELEQKITILMEQHRPINGVTLARNDKELMDTGTHSHSHLIPRRKDDGFWDTIKLPLLSHSLSTFEQSMRSL, from the coding sequence ATTCTCCATCAGACAGAGCATTTTAAGCTGGTGTGGGATATTGATCCGATTCAGACAGGACATCTCTTGATTATTAGCAAGGACCATTTCACAAGTCTTGCGGAATTATCACTCCCTGTCCTACACGAGCTAGCAGAGCTGGAGCAAAAAATCACAATTCTGATGGAACAACACCGTCCCATTAACGGTGTAACCCTTGCTCGTAATGACAAGGAGTTAATGGATACGGGAACACATTCTCACTCACATCTCATTCCACGAAGAAAAGACGACGGTTTTTGGGATACCATCAAGCTCCCCCTACTTTCACACTCGCTTTCCACTTTCGAACAATCCATGAGGTCACTCTAA
- a CDS encoding TMEM175 family protein, whose amino-acid sequence MTRSNRQEELANFFNQVKEEFSQMYPELEGLSDEEALEFRRKLIAEQEAENQRRLKEHLEVFTDAVIAIIATIMLLEIPLPSHATSFQAFLFSIFIFLVTFFIIMDMWWDNHKLYNQVKGIGSGAVIAQFAFMASLALLPIFARWMLEEVNITTVLSYGIAVFITNFFAWLSEFFLSQSRFSELNSLQILMKRMSFRRLISSTLISLFTFGLAFINPHLAFYFYILSPILSFWHSLHPRRGRNLPLPIQKG is encoded by the coding sequence ATGACCCGATCAAATCGTCAAGAAGAATTAGCCAACTTTTTCAACCAAGTCAAGGAAGAATTTTCCCAAATGTATCCTGAATTAGAGGGACTAAGCGACGAAGAAGCCTTGGAATTTCGCAGAAAATTGATTGCCGAGCAAGAGGCTGAAAATCAAAGGCGTCTCAAAGAACACTTAGAAGTCTTTACCGATGCCGTCATTGCCATTATCGCAACCATTATGCTGCTTGAAATTCCTCTGCCCTCTCACGCAACAAGCTTTCAAGCCTTTCTCTTTAGCATCTTCATCTTTTTAGTCACCTTTTTTATCATCATGGACATGTGGTGGGACAACCACAAGCTCTACAACCAAGTTAAAGGCATTGGCTCAGGTGCTGTGATTGCTCAATTTGCCTTTATGGCAAGTTTGGCACTACTTCCAATCTTTGCTCGCTGGATGCTCGAGGAAGTCAATATCACAACCGTTCTCAGCTACGGCATTGCCGTTTTTATCACTAATTTCTTTGCTTGGCTGTCGGAATTCTTCCTTTCCCAAAGCCGTTTTTCAGAGCTTAATAGTCTACAAATTCTCATGAAACGCATGAGTTTCCGACGGCTCATCTCTTCTACTCTTATCAGCCTCTTCACCTTTGGACTAGCCTTTATCAACCCACATCTAGCCTTTTACTTCTATATTCTCAGTCCAATTCTTTCCTTCTGGCACTCACTCCACCCAAGGCGTGGGCGGAATCTGCCACTTCCAATCCAGAAAGGATAA
- the tyrS gene encoding tyrosine--tRNA ligase gives MHIFDELKERGLVFQTTDEDALRKALEEGQVSYYSGYDPTADSLHLGHLVPILVCRHLQLAGHKPYPLVGGATGLIGDPSFKDAERSLQTKDTVDSWVKSIQAQLERFLDFETGDNKAVMTNNYDWFGSVSFIDFLRDVGKYFTVNYMMSKESVKKRIETGISYTEFAYQIMQGFDFYELNRLHNVTLQIGGSDQWGNMTAGTELLRRKADKTGHVITVPLITDATGKKFGKSEGNAVWLNADKTSPYEMYQFWMNVMDADAIRFLKIFTFLPLDEIEEIRQQFEAAPHERLAQKILAREVVTLVHGEAAYQEALNITEQLFAGNIKNLSVKELKQGLRGVPNYTVTAEDNLNIVELLVTAGVVNSKRQAREDIGNGAIYINGERVQDLDYVLTDADKLENELTVIRRGKKKYFVLTY, from the coding sequence ATGCACATTTTTGATGAGCTAAAAGAGCGTGGTTTAGTCTTTCAAACCACAGATGAAGATGCTTTGCGAAAAGCCTTAGAAGAGGGCCAAGTCTCTTATTATTCTGGCTACGATCCAACAGCTGATAGCCTACACTTAGGACATTTGGTGCCAATCCTTGTCTGCCGCCACTTACAATTAGCAGGTCACAAGCCATATCCGCTTGTGGGAGGCGCAACTGGCTTGATTGGGGATCCGTCCTTTAAAGACGCAGAACGTAGCCTACAAACCAAAGATACGGTTGATAGCTGGGTGAAAAGTATTCAGGCACAATTAGAGCGTTTCCTTGATTTTGAAACTGGTGACAACAAGGCTGTCATGACCAACAACTACGATTGGTTCGGCAGCGTCAGCTTCATTGATTTCTTGCGCGATGTTGGAAAATATTTCACTGTCAACTACATGATGAGCAAGGAATCTGTGAAAAAACGGATTGAAACAGGAATTTCCTATACAGAATTTGCCTACCAAATCATGCAAGGATTTGACTTCTACGAGCTCAATCGCTTGCACAATGTTACTCTTCAAATCGGAGGAAGTGACCAATGGGGCAATATGACTGCGGGAACAGAATTGCTCCGCCGCAAGGCAGATAAGACTGGTCATGTCATCACGGTTCCCCTCATTACCGATGCAACTGGTAAGAAATTTGGAAAATCAGAAGGCAACGCCGTTTGGCTCAATGCTGATAAGACTTCCCCATACGAAATGTACCAATTCTGGATGAATGTCATGGACGCAGATGCCATTCGTTTCTTGAAGATTTTCACCTTCTTGCCACTTGATGAAATCGAAGAAATCCGCCAGCAATTTGAAGCAGCGCCACATGAGCGCTTGGCTCAAAAAATCCTTGCTCGTGAAGTGGTAACCTTGGTCCACGGTGAAGCAGCCTACCAAGAGGCACTCAACATCACCGAGCAACTCTTTGCAGGAAACATCAAAAATCTTTCGGTCAAAGAACTCAAACAAGGACTTCGTGGCGTGCCAAATTACACAGTGACAGCAGAGGACAACCTCAACATCGTGGAACTTCTTGTCACAGCAGGTGTAGTCAACTCCAAACGCCAAGCCCGTGAAGACATAGGGAACGGTGCGATTTACATCAACGGCGAACGCGTACAAGACCTTGACTACGTGCTAACAGATGCAGACAAGTTAGAAAATGAATTGACTGTTATCCGCCGGGGTAAGAAAAAATACTTTGTACTAACATACTAA
- the pbp1b gene encoding penicillin-binding protein PBP1B, producing the protein MKQRIERIKGWISSRPKKEKLPKEEWTASDIAAIGLRTLKLLSNLIFVLGFLGFLFGAGIALGYTASLFDDVKVPQEEELVKQVRDISAISELKYADGSPISSIDSDLLRVAVESKDISENIKKAVIATEDEHFNEHNGVVTKAVFRATLGSVVGIGSSSGGSTLTQQLIKQQVVGDAPTFKRKAVEIVDALALERYLSKDEILTTYLNVAPFGRNNKGQNIAGVEEAAQGIFGVAAKDLSIPQAAFIAGLPQSPIVYSPYAADGSLKSPENMAYGLEREKDVLYNMYRTGALTEDEYKLYKDYDLSKEFLPAEQVPAISHDYLYFTAIEEARKIMYDYVIKRDQVSEQDLKNDDTIQAYKELAAKELSEGGYIVTTTINKNIHNAMQNAVANFGGLLDDGTGFVETGNVLMDNQTGAVLGFVGGRDYQSNQNNHAFDTVRSPGSTIKPILAYGIAIDQGLMGSASILSNYPTNFSSGEPIMHVDSRGTAMMDLQEALNTSWNIPAYWTYQLLREKGVNVRGYMEKMGYEIPEYGIESLPMGGGVEVSVAQHTNGFQTLANNGAYHEKHMVAKIIKKDGTVIYEHKAKPVQVYSKATATIMQNLLRGVLTSGATTTFKSRLAQVNGALSGADWIGKTGTTNINGDMWLMLSTPKITLGGWIGHDDNRPLTPRAYDNNAHYMANLINAIHQADPSVLGTNEKFNLDPSVIKTDVLKSTGEKPAAVNINGRTISVSGQMVPSYWAKNGAPNTSYHFGIGGTDSDYQNAWAAILGSR; encoded by the coding sequence ATGAAACAGAGAATAGAACGCATAAAAGGCTGGATTTCTAGCCGACCGAAAAAGGAAAAACTTCCCAAGGAGGAGTGGACGGCAAGTGATATTGCAGCGATTGGCTTGCGGACCTTGAAACTCCTCTCCAATCTCATCTTTGTATTAGGATTTCTAGGCTTCTTGTTTGGAGCAGGTATTGCTCTGGGGTACACTGCTAGCTTGTTTGATGATGTCAAGGTTCCCCAAGAAGAGGAGTTGGTCAAGCAGGTTCGTGATATTTCAGCGATTTCTGAGCTGAAGTATGCAGATGGAAGCCCTATTTCTAGCATTGATAGTGATTTGTTGCGGGTGGCAGTAGAAAGCAAGGATATTTCAGAAAATATCAAAAAAGCCGTGATTGCAACAGAAGATGAACACTTTAATGAACATAATGGGGTGGTTACAAAGGCTGTTTTTCGGGCAACTTTGGGTTCGGTCGTTGGGATTGGTTCCTCCAGTGGAGGATCAACCTTAACCCAACAATTAATTAAGCAACAGGTGGTTGGAGATGCACCTACCTTTAAGAGAAAGGCAGTAGAAATCGTTGATGCCCTTGCCCTTGAACGCTATCTATCAAAAGATGAAATCTTAACGACCTACCTCAATGTAGCTCCATTTGGACGAAACAACAAAGGACAAAATATCGCAGGTGTGGAAGAAGCGGCTCAAGGTATCTTTGGAGTTGCGGCTAAGGACTTGAGTATTCCGCAGGCAGCCTTTATTGCAGGTTTACCGCAAAGTCCGATTGTCTATTCGCCCTATGCAGCAGATGGAAGCCTCAAGAGTCCTGAAAATATGGCTTATGGACTTGAGCGGGAAAAAGATGTTCTCTACAATATGTATCGAACAGGTGCTTTGACAGAAGATGAATACAAGCTCTATAAAGATTATGACTTGAGCAAGGAATTCTTGCCAGCAGAGCAAGTGCCAGCTATTTCACATGATTATCTTTATTTTACAGCTATTGAAGAAGCTAGAAAGATCATGTATGACTATGTGATCAAGCGTGATCAGGTGTCTGAGCAGGATTTGAAAAATGATGATACCATTCAAGCTTATAAAGAGTTAGCAGCGAAAGAATTGAGTGAGGGTGGCTATATTGTCACAACAACCATCAACAAAAATATCCACAATGCCATGCAAAATGCGGTTGCGAACTTTGGTGGTCTACTAGATGATGGGACAGGCTTTGTTGAGACGGGAAATGTACTCATGGACAATCAAACAGGAGCAGTCCTTGGCTTTGTCGGTGGTCGAGATTATCAGTCTAATCAAAACAACCATGCTTTTGATACCGTACGTTCACCAGGATCAACCATTAAGCCAATTCTGGCGTATGGAATTGCCATTGACCAAGGCTTGATGGGAAGTGCCAGTATCCTCTCTAATTACCCAACTAATTTCTCAAGTGGCGAGCCGATTATGCACGTGGATAGCCGAGGAACAGCGATGATGGATCTTCAAGAAGCACTCAATACTTCGTGGAATATCCCTGCTTACTGGACTTATCAATTACTTCGAGAAAAAGGGGTCAATGTGCGTGGCTACATGGAGAAAATGGGCTATGAGATTCCTGAGTATGGCATTGAAAGTCTGCCGATGGGTGGGGGTGTTGAAGTTTCTGTTGCTCAGCACACCAATGGATTTCAGACCTTGGCAAATAATGGCGCTTACCATGAAAAGCACATGGTGGCTAAAATCATCAAAAAAGATGGAACGGTTATTTATGAGCATAAGGCCAAGCCAGTTCAAGTCTATTCAAAAGCCACAGCGACTATCATGCAAAATCTGTTGCGTGGGGTGCTGACTTCTGGCGCAACAACAACCTTTAAATCACGTTTGGCGCAAGTAAACGGTGCTCTATCAGGTGCAGACTGGATTGGAAAAACAGGGACGACAAATATAAATGGCGATATGTGGCTCATGCTCTCAACTCCTAAGATTACGCTGGGAGGCTGGATTGGTCATGATGATAACCGTCCATTGACTCCACGAGCTTATGATAATAATGCTCATTACATGGCAAATCTCATCAATGCCATCCATCAGGCAGATCCAAGCGTATTGGGAACCAATGAAAAATTCAATCTTGATCCAAGTGTTATTAAGACGGACGTTTTAAAATCTACTGGAGAAAAACCTGCAGCGGTTAATATTAACGGTCGTACGATTAGTGTGAGCGGTCAAATGGTACCTAGCTATTGGGCTAAAAATGGCGCTCCAAACACCAGTTACCATTTTGGAATTGGTGGAACGGATAGCGACTATCAAAATGCATGGGCAGCTATTTTAGGCAGTCGTTAA
- the rpsB gene encoding 30S ribosomal protein S2 has translation MAVISMKQLLEAGVHFGHQTRRWNPKMAKYIFTERNGIHVIDLQQTVKYADQAYDFIRDAAANDAIILFVGTKKQAADAVKEEAERSGQYYINHRWLGGTLTNWATIQKRVARLKEIKRMEEEGIFDVLPKKEVALLNKQRARLEKFLGGIEEMPRIPDVMYVVDPHKEQIAVKEAKKLGIPVVAMVDTNTDPDDIDVIIPANDDAIRAVKLITAKMADAIIEGRQGEDSVESVEAELAATETEAASIEEIVEVVEG, from the coding sequence ATGGCAGTAATTTCAATGAAACAACTTCTTGAGGCTGGTGTTCACTTTGGTCACCAAACTCGTCGCTGGAATCCAAAGATGGCAAAATACATCTTTACAGAACGTAACGGAATCCACGTTATCGACCTTCAACAAACTGTAAAATATGCAGATCAAGCGTATGACTTTATCCGTGATGCAGCTGCAAACGATGCAATCATCTTGTTCGTTGGTACTAAAAAACAAGCTGCTGATGCAGTTAAAGAAGAAGCAGAACGTTCAGGTCAATACTACATCAACCACCGTTGGTTGGGTGGAACTCTTACAAACTGGGCAACAATCCAAAAACGTGTCGCTCGTTTGAAAGAAATCAAACGTATGGAAGAAGAAGGAATCTTCGACGTTCTTCCTAAGAAAGAAGTAGCATTGTTGAACAAACAACGCGCTCGTCTTGAAAAATTCTTGGGTGGTATCGAAGAAATGCCACGCATCCCAGATGTGATGTACGTTGTTGACCCACATAAAGAGCAAATCGCTGTTAAAGAAGCGAAAAAATTGGGTATCCCAGTTGTTGCGATGGTTGACACAAACACAGATCCAGATGATATCGATGTGATTATCCCAGCAAACGATGATGCTATCCGCGCTGTTAAATTGATCACTGCGAAAATGGCTGATGCGATTATCGAAGGTCGTCAAGGTGAAGATAGCGTTGAATCAGTAGAAGCAGAATTGGCAGCTACTGAAACTGAA